The following coding sequences are from one bacterium SCSIO 12741 window:
- a CDS encoding carboxypeptidase-like regulatory domain-containing protein has product MKKILLIVFVGLLAFSGSAQIKDSLIQFSGVFLDADSLTPVPFVNIAVVNRHRGTSTDYRGTFSFVANRGDTVRFTCIGYRPFQCIIPDTLTTQRYTLVQLFSRDTFNLPEAVIFPWPSKEEFREAFLNLNIPDDDLERARKNLEREERRAQMEGYDTWGSINYKLSNQAYTERLYYAGQSPPISVFNPFAWAEFFQALKNGDLKDPRKKEKDD; this is encoded by the coding sequence TTGAAGAAGATTTTACTCATTGTTTTTGTTGGCCTTTTAGCCTTTTCAGGGAGCGCCCAGATTAAGGATAGCCTTATTCAATTTTCGGGAGTGTTTCTGGATGCTGATAGCCTAACACCCGTTCCCTTTGTGAATATTGCGGTGGTAAATCGCCATCGGGGTACTTCTACAGATTATCGGGGTACATTTTCTTTTGTGGCCAATCGTGGTGACACAGTTCGGTTTACTTGTATTGGTTACCGTCCCTTTCAATGTATCATTCCCGATACGCTCACTACCCAGCGCTATACCTTGGTTCAATTGTTTTCAAGGGATACCTTTAACCTACCCGAAGCGGTAATATTTCCCTGGCCGAGTAAAGAAGAATTCAGAGAAGCATTCTTGAACTTAAACATTCCGGATGATGATCTGGAACGAGCGCGAAAAAACCTCGAACGAGAAGAGCGAAGGGCTCAAATGGAAGGATACGACACTTGGGGAAGTATCAATTACAAGTTATCCAACCAAGCCTATACCGAAAGACTCTATTATGCCGGACAGTCTCCACCCATCTCGGTTTTCAATCCATTCGCCTGGGCGGAATTCTTTCAGGCTCTCAAAAACGGAGACCTCAAAGACCCCCGAAAAAAAGAGAAAGACGATTAG
- a CDS encoding glycosyltransferase, with the protein MAKVLFLTTQLPFPPESGGVLKSWNLVKALAAHHELGMVTLLKGKDERHEAEFRKQVEIRDYQSYPCDNPRNLKTVVNSYLRSRTLNIYRNYSPQAKAGIEQLAASYDLLIADHYEMFQYVPANFKGRVILHEHNAEYVMWDRFASVENNLLRKNVLFLESRRIKNAEKQYCRRADRIWAAPNDQQALQKLGIPAQKFATTYHLGNDALLQEPDLIFKQTELNLAFIGTLSWEANIDGVIHFLKNIFPKILDKKPETTFTIIGKDADSRLKKAASPYGNQVVFTGFVPELEPWLSKARVFVLPLRFGSGMKVKFLDAMYRGIPVVSTPVGAEGLEVRHEKEAMITADPVQFAEACLLLLEDTEKWNEMSQVSRQLARDRYTWKAHLQDLMNDIQTLLNS; encoded by the coding sequence ATGGCAAAAGTTCTTTTTCTGACCACACAATTGCCTTTTCCACCAGAGAGTGGAGGAGTGCTAAAAAGTTGGAATCTGGTGAAGGCCTTGGCGGCCCACCATGAGCTCGGTATGGTTACGCTGCTCAAGGGAAAGGATGAACGGCACGAGGCTGAGTTTCGAAAGCAAGTAGAAATTCGGGATTATCAATCCTACCCTTGCGACAATCCCAGGAATCTTAAAACTGTGGTAAACTCCTACCTCAGGAGTAGGACGTTGAATATTTACCGCAATTACTCTCCCCAAGCCAAAGCGGGAATTGAACAATTGGCGGCAAGCTACGATCTATTGATTGCTGATCATTACGAGATGTTTCAGTACGTTCCGGCCAATTTCAAAGGGCGTGTCATTCTGCATGAACACAATGCGGAATATGTAATGTGGGATCGTTTTGCTTCGGTCGAAAACAACTTACTCCGCAAGAATGTATTGTTCCTCGAGAGCCGAAGAATTAAGAATGCCGAAAAGCAGTATTGCCGGCGAGCCGATCGAATATGGGCAGCACCTAATGATCAGCAGGCACTCCAAAAACTGGGTATTCCCGCTCAAAAATTTGCAACAACCTATCATTTGGGCAATGACGCCCTACTCCAGGAGCCTGATTTGATTTTTAAGCAAACTGAGCTAAATCTTGCATTTATTGGAACGTTGAGCTGGGAAGCCAACATCGATGGGGTTATTCATTTTTTGAAGAACATCTTCCCAAAAATTCTCGATAAGAAACCAGAAACCACATTTACCATTATCGGTAAGGATGCCGATAGTCGATTGAAGAAGGCGGCAAGTCCTTATGGTAATCAGGTAGTGTTTACAGGTTTTGTTCCAGAACTGGAACCTTGGTTATCGAAGGCCAGGGTGTTTGTTTTACCACTGAGATTTGGGAGTGGAATGAAGGTGAAGTTTTTGGATGCTATGTACCGTGGAATTCCTGTGGTTAGCACCCCGGTTGGAGCTGAAGGACTTGAAGTGCGTCACGAAAAGGAAGCCATGATTACCGCCGACCCAGTTCAGTTTGCCGAAGCGTGTCTCTTGCTCTTGGAAGACACGGAGAAATGGAATGAGATGAGCCAAGTTTCCCGGCAATTGGCAAGAGATCGGTATACCTGGAAAGCCCACCTTCAGGATTTAATGAATGACATACAAACACTTTTGAACTCCTAA
- the fdhD gene encoding formate dehydrogenase accessory sulfurtransferase FdhD yields the protein MKTPVKQIELLTLDQGVQESKRDILATEEPMEIRVRFGPRTEREERNLSVTMRTPGNDFELALGFMYNEGIISSYDQVALIRYCETIKDEAEKGNVVIVELSDSVELDWSKLERHFYTTSSCGVCGKSSLEAVEVQCPAPLNASLRIQAETLIQLPETLREQQHLFEYTGGIHASALFSPSGELRMLREDVGRHNALDKITGAGLFESQLPLSDSVLLVSGRASFELVQKAIVSGIPVLAAVGAPSSLAVDLAEKQGLTLVGFLRGERFNIYTHPERIILPS from the coding sequence ATGAAGACTCCGGTTAAACAAATCGAACTACTCACTTTGGATCAAGGTGTCCAAGAATCGAAAAGAGACATTCTGGCAACGGAGGAACCGATGGAAATACGGGTTCGTTTTGGCCCTCGAACGGAACGTGAGGAACGTAACCTCTCGGTGACGATGAGAACGCCAGGAAATGACTTTGAACTTGCCTTGGGTTTTATGTATAACGAAGGCATCATCTCCAGTTATGATCAGGTAGCCCTCATTCGATATTGTGAAACCATTAAGGATGAAGCTGAAAAAGGCAATGTGGTCATTGTGGAATTGAGCGATTCGGTTGAGCTAGATTGGTCAAAACTGGAAAGGCACTTCTACACCACCTCAAGTTGCGGCGTTTGCGGAAAATCGAGCTTAGAAGCGGTTGAAGTCCAATGCCCTGCACCTTTAAATGCATCCCTTCGAATTCAAGCAGAAACCCTCATTCAATTGCCGGAAACACTGAGAGAACAACAACACTTGTTTGAATACACTGGAGGTATTCATGCCTCTGCCCTTTTTAGTCCATCGGGCGAACTGCGGATGCTTCGAGAAGACGTGGGCAGGCACAATGCCCTGGACAAAATAACCGGAGCGGGGCTCTTCGAGAGTCAACTTCCCTTGTCAGATTCAGTTCTTCTCGTAAGCGGTCGAGCAAGCTTTGAACTGGTGCAAAAGGCTATTGTCAGTGGTATTCCAGTGTTAGCTGCTGTGGGAGCTCCATCGAGTCTCGCCGTTGATCTGGCCGAAAAACAAGGACTAACTCTCGTGGGCTTTCTGCGAGGTGAACGATTTAATATTTACACGCACCCAGAACGTATAATTCTCCCCTCATGA
- a CDS encoding DUF2752 domain-containing protein → MPSISVLRKSFHLELILWPAALLALFFYNPYGHGEGYFSLCLFHHLDLPCLGCGLGHSISFLLHGDWASSWSAHWFGAPALGILVYRTVHLAFQEIKQSKHSHNYGKS, encoded by the coding sequence ATGCCTTCCATATCGGTTTTACGAAAAAGCTTTCACCTCGAACTTATTCTTTGGCCGGCTGCACTTTTGGCGTTGTTTTTCTACAATCCCTATGGCCATGGTGAAGGGTATTTTAGCCTTTGCCTTTTCCACCATCTCGATCTTCCTTGCTTAGGTTGCGGATTGGGACACTCGATCTCTTTTCTGCTTCACGGAGACTGGGCATCCAGTTGGTCGGCTCATTGGTTTGGAGCACCGGCATTAGGAATTTTGGTTTACCGTACTGTGCACCTGGCATTCCAGGAAATAAAACAATCAAAACATTCTCACAATTATGGAAAGAGTTGA
- a CDS encoding T9SS type A sorting domain-containing protein, producing MIKSKAKRSEFLLGFSGTSSIHANSGGTICMGDSILLKHPTTGLSYSWLRNGANIAGSSHELQAKVPGTYQVISTINNCSDTSAPFALTVNNLPSVSFSPLNAVCAHILFDTLNGGMPAGGTYKHQFVSGNLFVVQNAGPGDHRIVYEYTDGNGCKDTSSQVLKVHALPTINLSLISPLCEDSAGFTLSNGSPMGGSYSVNGSASTQFDASALGAGTHTVKYEYTDSNQCPNSDSIDVVVNALPMVRLNLINDKYCEYDAAKLMDGQNPRGGSFSGAGVVGNTWEPQNSGPGNHVVTYFYTDPSTGCSNQAVDTMYIYPRPTKPTASQAADSVVSTPGNAYQWYNLQRKINGATDRSYHPKIDDRYFVIITSAEGCTSLPSDTVDFKKPNSVTEYANASGMRVYPNPADQQVYLDFEGKVLPQGLELLDMQGKRISIQTVSSTSTSISLGDLEPGVYLIRAWFEDQMVPVRIQKR from the coding sequence TTGATTAAATCAAAAGCCAAAAGATCGGAGTTTCTACTTGGATTTAGTGGTACCTCCTCTATTCACGCCAACAGCGGAGGAACCATTTGTATGGGAGACAGTATTCTACTTAAGCACCCTACTACCGGTCTATCGTATAGCTGGTTGCGAAATGGAGCCAATATCGCTGGAAGTAGTCACGAATTGCAGGCCAAAGTACCGGGTACTTATCAAGTCATTAGTACGATTAACAATTGCTCGGATACCAGTGCCCCTTTTGCCCTTACGGTTAACAACTTACCCAGTGTAAGCTTTTCTCCGCTGAACGCGGTTTGTGCCCACATTCTTTTTGATACGCTTAATGGAGGTATGCCAGCTGGAGGAACGTACAAGCATCAGTTTGTTTCAGGAAATCTATTTGTAGTTCAGAATGCAGGTCCTGGTGACCACCGCATTGTATACGAATACACAGATGGAAATGGATGTAAAGACACCTCTTCTCAGGTGTTGAAAGTTCACGCCTTGCCTACCATCAATTTGAGCCTGATCTCTCCCTTATGTGAGGATTCTGCAGGTTTTACTTTGTCTAACGGTAGTCCAATGGGCGGCAGCTACAGCGTAAATGGCTCAGCGTCCACCCAGTTTGACGCATCCGCATTGGGAGCGGGTACGCATACTGTAAAATATGAGTATACGGATAGCAACCAGTGTCCTAATTCGGATTCGATTGACGTGGTCGTTAATGCCCTTCCCATGGTTCGCTTAAACTTGATCAACGATAAGTACTGTGAATATGACGCAGCTAAATTGATGGATGGTCAGAATCCTCGTGGCGGTTCCTTTAGTGGAGCTGGAGTTGTGGGAAATACTTGGGAACCGCAAAATTCTGGACCTGGAAATCACGTGGTGACCTATTTCTATACCGACCCTAGCACAGGTTGTAGCAATCAGGCGGTGGATACGATGTACATCTACCCTCGTCCTACAAAACCTACAGCTTCTCAAGCGGCAGATTCCGTTGTTTCTACCCCAGGAAACGCCTATCAGTGGTATAACCTACAGCGGAAAATTAACGGAGCTACGGACAGGTCTTATCATCCAAAAATTGATGATCGCTATTTTGTAATTATTACCAGTGCTGAAGGATGTACCTCTCTACCGAGCGATACAGTTGATTTCAAAAAACCAAATAGCGTAACGGAATACGCGAATGCATCCGGAATGCGTGTCTACCCAAATCCAGCGGACCAACAAGTGTATCTCGATTTTGAAGGAAAGGTCCTTCCTCAGGGATTAGAGCTTCTCGATATGCAGGGCAAACGAATTTCTATTCAAACCGTTTCTTCAACCTCCACTTCTATTTCACTCGGTGATTTGGAGCCAGGAGTTTATCTGATTAGAGCTTGGTTTGAAGATCAAATGGTTCCGGTTCGCATCCAAAAGCGATAG
- a CDS encoding nuclear transport factor 2 family protein, giving the protein MRAFLFTLLFSLLVSFSWAQIPPSKDQMLVQQLMDQVEAFKAGDVDRMTENVHDEFKWFYVTADTILLEVSGKKEFKKSMTGYFASIELVDSEIVKWVVDGNRISFQEKVSWNTSKGTRSQTSMGIYQYKDGKIYRVWYFVD; this is encoded by the coding sequence ATGAGAGCTTTTCTATTCACTTTGTTGTTTTCTCTTTTGGTTTCTTTTTCCTGGGCTCAAATACCGCCCTCTAAGGATCAAATGCTTGTACAGCAACTCATGGACCAGGTGGAGGCTTTTAAAGCCGGAGATGTGGATCGAATGACCGAAAATGTACACGATGAATTCAAGTGGTTTTATGTAACTGCGGATACCATTTTGCTGGAGGTTTCCGGGAAAAAGGAGTTCAAAAAATCCATGACCGGCTATTTCGCTTCCATTGAATTGGTGGACTCTGAAATTGTAAAGTGGGTAGTAGATGGAAATCGAATCAGTTTTCAGGAGAAGGTTTCCTGGAATACTTCAAAGGGAACCCGTTCGCAAACCTCCATGGGAATTTACCAATACAAAGACGGGAAAATCTACCGCGTTTGGTACTTCGTAGATTAG
- a CDS encoding LamG domain-containing protein, whose product MKKFLLLPFLLLPLSLLFAQGSGKNLTFNGSSSYVNCGTINLNGSAVTLQGWVYVSSFKTGHPYISSLWGTETNGNQCMLRLGDGGLAAEKVQFVLYNGSTHYKLDGSKSLTVNQWYHIAGTYDGTTMRIYINGKLDASRTQTMTIRSNSTFEIGRAYAHSRILDGKIDEVSVFKAALSQNTIRDWMCQSINSSHPNYNQLEDTGNWMMEREPLPQTTQVKTIRVL is encoded by the coding sequence ATGAAAAAATTTCTACTACTTCCCTTCCTACTTCTCCCTTTAAGCTTGCTTTTTGCGCAAGGATCAGGAAAAAATCTAACATTTAACGGTAGCTCCAGTTACGTAAACTGTGGTACCATCAATCTGAATGGATCCGCCGTAACCCTCCAAGGGTGGGTTTATGTAAGTTCTTTTAAAACGGGTCACCCCTATATTTCCTCCTTGTGGGGAACTGAAACCAATGGAAACCAATGTATGCTCCGATTAGGAGATGGTGGATTGGCCGCGGAAAAAGTTCAATTCGTTCTCTACAACGGGTCCACTCACTACAAGCTGGATGGAAGCAAATCATTAACCGTTAATCAGTGGTACCATATTGCTGGAACCTACGATGGTACAACGATGAGAATCTACATCAATGGTAAACTGGACGCTAGCCGTACTCAAACCATGACGATTCGTTCTAACAGCACCTTTGAAATTGGGCGCGCCTATGCTCACTCCCGAATTTTGGATGGAAAAATTGATGAGGTAAGCGTTTTTAAAGCAGCCCTGTCTCAAAACACGATTCGCGATTGGATGTGTCAGTCCATCAATAGTAGCCACCCTAATTACAATCAGTTAGAGGATACTGGAAACTGGATGATGGAACGGGAACCTCTGCCACAGACAACTCAGGTAAAAACCATACGGGTTCTCTAA
- a CDS encoding M23 family metallopeptidase gives MKVLIITSLIGFTTCFSLWGQSPKFQSPVDVPISLAGNFGELRGGHFHAGLDIRTQGREGLAIKAAAPGYISRIGISLYGYGKVLYLTHPNGYTTVYAHLQKFNPEIEKYIKDIQYRDRKFTLDIQVDSSLFTYQAGDVIGVSGNRGGSGGPHLHFEIRNTGTERPLNPYLYGFKVADHKSPVIKTFSIYPLNDQSEVNGRNEALHLPVTGGGGKYRLKVPTSLKLHGKIGFGVETEDFTDSSPFRNGVYSIELLKNGHRVYFHQMDSFSFDETRYIQAHMDFYQAKKYKKRIQRSYLLDGNELSIYQDLVNRGKLFFITDTSYSITYKIKDFFGNTSQIEVDVNSLAQKQTAPQVLEASTHQLILGQSGDYSDDHVHLHWDEHAVYENTPLRISEKKAIGRCQTPRYGINTLYDPLHEYVELSIRIDSIPERLHSKLIVVSLDKNSKILAAEGGEIEGDFIKVKTRSFGPYTVMADTTAPVANFTGFKSGKRFQSPGKIRFSVKDDISGLHHYEAYIDDQWTLVEYERNKKSGFLEIDRVQATGGRHDFTIELTDWRGNQKVLKGHFIY, from the coding sequence ATGAAAGTTCTGATTATTACCTCTCTGATTGGTTTTACAACCTGTTTTTCCCTGTGGGGACAAAGCCCAAAATTTCAATCTCCTGTGGATGTTCCGATTTCCCTGGCGGGCAATTTTGGTGAGCTTAGAGGGGGACATTTTCATGCCGGACTCGATATTCGAACCCAAGGAAGAGAAGGTTTAGCGATAAAAGCGGCTGCACCGGGTTACATTTCTCGCATTGGAATTTCGCTTTATGGGTATGGAAAGGTGCTTTACCTAACCCATCCTAATGGCTACACTACCGTGTACGCTCACCTCCAAAAATTCAATCCTGAAATTGAGAAATACATCAAGGATATTCAATACCGAGACCGGAAATTCACCTTGGATATCCAAGTAGATTCTTCTTTGTTTACCTATCAGGCCGGGGATGTGATTGGCGTTTCGGGCAACAGGGGTGGGTCGGGTGGGCCTCATCTGCATTTTGAAATACGGAATACAGGTACTGAACGTCCGCTTAATCCTTACCTGTATGGATTTAAGGTGGCCGATCATAAATCACCTGTGATTAAGACCTTTTCGATTTACCCGCTTAATGATCAAAGTGAAGTCAATGGCCGAAACGAAGCGCTGCACCTTCCGGTTACGGGCGGTGGTGGCAAATACCGGTTGAAAGTTCCAACCTCCCTTAAGCTCCATGGTAAAATTGGCTTTGGCGTGGAAACGGAGGACTTTACGGATTCCAGTCCTTTTAGAAATGGCGTGTATAGCATCGAACTTCTCAAAAATGGGCACCGGGTCTACTTCCACCAAATGGATAGTTTCTCCTTCGATGAAACCCGATACATCCAAGCCCACATGGATTTTTACCAAGCCAAGAAATACAAAAAACGAATCCAGCGTTCCTACCTGCTCGATGGCAACGAACTATCCATTTACCAGGACTTGGTGAATCGTGGAAAGCTGTTTTTTATCACCGATACCAGCTATTCGATCACTTATAAGATTAAAGACTTCTTTGGCAATACTTCTCAAATTGAAGTGGATGTAAACAGCCTTGCCCAAAAACAAACTGCACCCCAAGTTCTTGAAGCCTCTACCCATCAATTGATTTTAGGCCAATCGGGAGATTATTCCGATGATCATGTGCATTTGCATTGGGACGAACATGCTGTGTATGAAAACACCCCGCTAAGAATCAGTGAGAAAAAAGCCATCGGTCGGTGTCAAACTCCTCGCTATGGAATCAACACGCTTTACGATCCGCTTCATGAATACGTGGAATTATCCATTCGAATTGACAGCATTCCTGAACGACTCCATTCAAAGCTCATTGTGGTTTCCCTGGACAAGAATTCAAAAATCCTAGCTGCTGAAGGGGGAGAAATCGAAGGAGACTTTATAAAAGTAAAAACACGCAGTTTCGGTCCCTATACCGTCATGGCTGATACTACAGCTCCGGTTGCTAACTTCACCGGCTTCAAATCTGGTAAGCGATTCCAATCTCCCGGTAAAATTCGATTCTCAGTCAAAGACGATATTTCAGGACTTCATCATTACGAAGCCTACATTGACGATCAATGGACTTTAGTGGAATATGAACGAAACAAAAAAAGTGGCTTCCTGGAAATAGATCGGGTACAAGCCACCGGCGGCCGTCACGATTTTACCATCGAACTAACCGACTGGCGAGGAAACCAAAAGGTTCTTAAAGGCCATTTCATTTATTGA
- a CDS encoding T9SS type A sorting domain-containing protein, which translates to MNSSRKRVPKWNALLLSAFLLLFAGQASANFYVVIFYTFSPYDNVEPGETISIDVTASGGEYDPALMANLKFDVYLRDNQGNSIPLGDLDYDFTLYYPGSGTTFWWNSPGEIDFTIPCNLPEGQYHVDVDVTNFTGTATSSSLWAYDIIAGGASPIYTFGSTPFFTNVSGVNLDHPNPYFQEVNPACPTGCSGEVMVYPNGGHAPYTYLWSDNSTSNPRTNICNPNLALTITNAAGCQFDYSHTMDSYDLNGTNWLVYPSECSQGNCNGFIAHQAASYPYNRSYQWSTGDNSLVISSKCSGNYDVTVTVDNACDFTFSHYLPADYDVDATINVVDESCTHSGDGSVLASGNSGTAPYSYQWSNGETTALIDELHAATYSLTITDDNGCTYTDAIPVDNSNTQRFPTASSLSFSGDQGNDIVSDENGDVYVVGTFGQNSNLDGFTVSSGSGPQGLYVMKYGYCGQPEWVSVSNSVAATGVTGVSIARDGNDLYITGQFNGTAGNVNFISDVNMITVPSSSMFVAKLDRTDGSFDFVQTVYSSLVAPRPQSVNVSPNGDILVCGGSGTSQDQVFVMKCSPTTGSALAGWPKISTGGSVGDIANDVVENASGIYVTGTFFGTLNLSGQSSTTTANGDAFLCKMNTSGTSQWIKKAGATTGSSGEGNGVAFINGDVYVTGGYFGQLSGAFGSAINQSSLINNFYVAKLDDNSNCLWVTKMDENAYPGYLQMAKGLAIAPTGYGNVYLTGNYRGYGIFFPGYVPNNNGGTGTSEDVFVANINPSGGVDWGTVAYGPGNYLAGGVAGADNEAYSTGKVTQGIMTLPPSSGLNHTSASSGYYLFRNDAAYGNAFKTGATLSQVEESLEQESHFKLYPNPSSGPITLQLDDSILEASFMVFDPAGRMVHQGMLSPGENLPDMTDHSKGVYTIRVESESLTEVHSLILQ; encoded by the coding sequence ATGAACTCTTCAAGAAAACGCGTTCCAAAGTGGAATGCACTACTGCTCTCAGCTTTTCTGTTGCTTTTTGCAGGCCAAGCCTCAGCCAATTTTTACGTCGTTATTTTCTACACGTTTTCGCCTTACGACAACGTGGAACCAGGGGAAACGATTTCCATTGATGTCACCGCCTCGGGTGGGGAGTATGATCCAGCTTTAATGGCCAACCTTAAATTTGACGTTTACTTAAGGGATAATCAGGGAAATTCCATTCCATTAGGTGATCTCGATTATGATTTTACGCTTTACTATCCGGGTAGTGGAACCACCTTTTGGTGGAATTCACCAGGGGAGATAGATTTTACCATTCCCTGTAACCTTCCTGAAGGTCAGTACCACGTAGATGTGGATGTAACTAATTTTACGGGAACAGCTACCAGCAGTTCGCTGTGGGCTTATGATATAATTGCTGGTGGGGCCAGTCCGATATATACCTTCGGATCCACTCCATTTTTCACCAATGTTTCCGGGGTTAATTTGGATCATCCCAATCCTTACTTTCAAGAGGTAAATCCAGCTTGTCCAACCGGTTGTTCTGGTGAGGTAATGGTCTACCCCAATGGAGGCCATGCTCCATATACTTACCTATGGTCGGACAACAGTACCAGCAATCCACGCACCAACATTTGTAATCCAAACTTAGCCTTAACCATTACCAATGCGGCCGGCTGTCAGTTTGATTACAGCCACACCATGGACTCCTATGATTTGAATGGGACCAACTGGCTCGTATACCCTTCTGAGTGTAGCCAAGGTAACTGCAATGGTTTTATTGCTCATCAAGCGGCAAGCTATCCATACAACCGAAGTTATCAGTGGAGCACCGGGGACAATTCTTTAGTTATTTCCAGCAAATGTTCTGGAAACTACGATGTAACCGTCACAGTTGACAATGCTTGTGATTTTACCTTTTCCCATTACCTGCCAGCGGATTATGATGTAGATGCCACCATTAATGTGGTGGATGAGTCTTGTACCCATTCTGGAGACGGTTCAGTATTGGCCTCGGGCAATTCTGGAACTGCCCCCTATTCTTATCAATGGTCCAATGGAGAAACGACCGCACTCATTGACGAGTTGCATGCAGCTACCTATTCGTTAACCATAACCGATGATAACGGCTGTACTTATACCGATGCCATTCCCGTGGATAATTCCAATACGCAAAGATTTCCTACGGCTTCTTCTTTATCTTTTAGTGGAGATCAGGGAAACGACATTGTGTCGGATGAAAACGGAGATGTGTACGTGGTGGGAACCTTCGGACAAAACTCCAATCTCGATGGTTTCACGGTTAGCAGCGGTAGCGGACCTCAGGGACTTTATGTGATGAAATACGGTTACTGCGGTCAGCCGGAATGGGTTTCCGTATCCAATTCGGTGGCAGCCACGGGAGTTACTGGTGTGAGCATTGCTCGTGATGGAAATGATCTTTATATAACCGGGCAATTCAATGGAACCGCAGGAAATGTAAACTTCATTTCCGATGTCAACATGATTACTGTTCCATCCAGTTCCATGTTTGTGGCCAAGCTGGATCGTACAGATGGCAGCTTTGACTTTGTGCAAACCGTTTACTCCTCTTTGGTTGCTCCAAGGCCTCAATCCGTGAATGTTTCACCCAATGGCGATATTTTGGTTTGTGGGGGAAGTGGAACCTCTCAAGATCAGGTGTTCGTTATGAAATGCTCACCGACCACCGGTTCTGCTTTGGCGGGATGGCCTAAAATTTCTACCGGTGGATCCGTCGGAGATATAGCCAACGATGTGGTTGAAAATGCCAGCGGAATCTATGTTACCGGTACCTTTTTTGGAACACTCAATCTTTCCGGCCAATCTTCTACCACCACCGCGAATGGTGATGCCTTTCTCTGCAAGATGAACACCTCCGGGACCTCCCAATGGATCAAAAAAGCCGGAGCGACTACAGGTTCGAGTGGCGAAGGAAATGGGGTAGCCTTTATCAACGGAGATGTATATGTAACCGGTGGCTACTTTGGTCAGCTTTCTGGGGCCTTTGGAAGTGCTATCAACCAGAGTAGCTTGATCAACAACTTTTATGTGGCTAAGCTCGATGATAACAGCAATTGCCTTTGGGTAACTAAAATGGATGAGAATGCCTATCCTGGTTACCTGCAAATGGCTAAAGGTTTGGCCATTGCTCCTACGGGATACGGAAATGTCTACCTAACCGGGAATTACCGTGGATACGGAATCTTTTTCCCCGGCTATGTGCCGAATAATAATGGTGGTACCGGGACTTCCGAAGACGTATTCGTAGCCAATATTAATCCTTCCGGTGGAGTAGATTGGGGAACGGTAGCTTATGGCCCTGGCAATTACCTGGCCGGCGGAGTAGCGGGTGCTGATAACGAGGCCTACAGCACAGGAAAGGTAACGCAAGGTATTATGACTCTTCCTCCTTCTTCCGGTCTGAATCACACCAGTGCGAGCAGTGGGTATTATTTGTTTAGAAATGATGCGGCTTATGGAAATGCCTTTAAAACAGGAGCTACGCTGAGCCAAGTTGAAGAGAGTTTGGAACAGGAGTCTCACTTTAAGTTATATCCCAATCCAAGTTCAGGTCCGATTACGCTGCAATTAGATGATTCCATTTTGGAAGCCAGTTTCATGGTATTTGATCCTGCCGGAAGAATGGTACATCAAGGAATGCTCTCTCCGGGCGAGAATCTTCCCGATATGACCGATCACTCCAAAGGTGTTTACACCATTCGGGTAGAGTCAGAATCGCTTACTGAAGTTCACTCGCTCATTCTTCAATAG
- a CDS encoding TM2 domain-containing protein: MERVDEPGEPNKVLDLLPELKGEEMIFVQGVLDKLTANQARTFAMAYRTRRKDPQIILITALIGLIWVAGIHRFLMGQVGMGILYLLTGGLCFIGTIVDLVNHEKLAMEYNMGVAMELETMVRSHA, from the coding sequence ATGGAAAGAGTTGACGAACCCGGAGAGCCGAATAAGGTTTTGGATCTCCTGCCTGAATTAAAAGGCGAAGAAATGATTTTTGTTCAAGGTGTCTTGGACAAGTTAACTGCTAATCAGGCCCGCACATTTGCCATGGCCTACCGAACTCGCAGGAAAGATCCTCAAATTATTCTAATCACTGCTCTTATCGGATTGATCTGGGTAGCCGGAATTCATCGATTTCTGATGGGACAAGTGGGTATGGGAATCCTTTATTTGCTGACCGGAGGATTGTGTTTTATCGGAACCATTGTGGATTTGGTAAATCATGAAAAACTGGCCATGGAATACAACATGGGAGTAGCCATGGAATTGGAAACCATGGTAAGGTCTCATGCCTAA